In a single window of the Podospora pseudocomata strain CBS 415.72m chromosome 2 map unlocalized CBS415.72m_2, whole genome shotgun sequence genome:
- a CDS encoding uncharacterized protein (COG:Q; EggNog:ENOG503P3ZY), whose protein sequence is MSTYTHPSDPSTLSHVQSTWDFIRPNSSIYNHLLSDIRLVAATKGRIIAHLDVTPIHTNSKNILHGAVSGTLCDWAGGMAIAAETGLQKTGVSTDMHVSYCSTAKVGDTLEIEAWVGRAGKNLGFTGFEIRRGVTNGEGKKGVVVAMGSHTKFLLFGQGKSEIKEEKREGTVEGNGSE, encoded by the coding sequence aTGTCGACCTAcacccacccctccgacccctccaccctctcccacgtcCAATCAACCTGGGACTTTATCCGCCCCAACTCGTCCATctacaaccacctcctctccgacATCCGCCTCGTCGCCGCCACAAAGGGGCGCATCATCGCCCACCTAGACGTCACACCCATCCACACCAACTCCAAAAACATCCTCCACGGGGCAGTAAgcgggacgctgtgtgaCTGGGCCGGGGGTATGGCGATTGCTGCCGAGACGGGGCTGCAAAAGACGGGCGTGAGCACGGATATGCATGTTAGTTATTGCTCGACGGCCAAGGTGGGAGATACGTTGGAGATTGAGGCTTGGGTGGGCAGGGCGGGGAAGAACTTGGGGTTTACAGGGTTTGAGATTAGGAGGGGGGTGACAAAtggagaggggaagaagggggttgtggtggctATGGGGAGTCATACCAAGTTTCTATTGTTTGGGCAGGGGAAGAGTGAGAtaaaagaggaaaagagggaggggacggtTGAAGGGAATGGGTCCGAGTAG
- a CDS encoding uncharacterized protein (EggNog:ENOG503NUZM; COG:P), translating to MGKPGNKSRIRWQDNDVEAGRSASRPVQGPGLERTRSHGSMSIRSVRSNTGGGVDPSAALPIQYRTVSIDIDDYNRKDEVANKVSKAAATGTLFSLGHICGSGRLTICLMMTGLADLEWHTLPVADVVNRWTTSLDQGLSQDQIRRRVTEYGKNTPSPPETHHFQQIMGYFFKGFGSVLLVGSILVFVAWKPLGQPPAQANLALAIVLLAVFFIQAAFNMWQDWSSSRVMASIKNMIPEECLLIREGVQVSAMAADIVPGDVLLVKAGNKLPADVRFVQVSSDAKFDRSILTGESVPLAATVDATDENYLETKNIGLQGTHCSFGTCTGVVVATGNKTVFGRIAKLTNEPKKGMTPLEREVLNFVYVICSIMVVMIIAVVVIWAAWLRTTYPDWISVPNLIVACVSVAVAFIPEGLPVALTASLTISANMMRKNKVLCKSLKTVETLGSVSVICSDKTGTLTENKMVVTDCALGGKEMTVDGILDVAIAERLTNGDMASNSIDQLRSVAGLCNAGEFDAATRSLPVSERKIHGDATDQAILRFAEGLGPVSELKRCWATKFNLAFNSKNKFMIRVLGYTHPDGLSLALPTGTASVFEPGDMLLTIKGAPEILMDRCTNFTGSSGVAMTLTPEVREKFNRIKNDWSAQGRRVLLLAHKALSRRSFKSSPSSSAAFEAETLEQAKSGLTLVGLVAIVDPHRPEIPEVVKILRTAGIRMFMVTGDFALTAQAIARECGIITNPDSVVANVTALSREPTKTKNHKDHTPSEEGDEELSKSIVLTGPDLITLNNPQWDALVSSYNEVVFARTTPEQKLRIVRELQDRGHVVGMTGDGVNDAPALRAADIGIAIGGGSDIAIEAADMVLLESFSSVVEAVRFGRVLFDNLKKTIAYLLPAGSFAEFWPIMTNVAFGLPQILSSFLMIIICCFTDCLAATALAYEAPEADVLKRPPRRVGVDRLVDWRLIVQSYGFVGVIETVVAFAMAYWFLEREGVKFGDLWFGFGRVPGGMSGEEVVARLNVASSVYFVTLVVVQWFNLLAVRTRRLSIFQHPPLFNKETRNYYLFPAVLFSLVMAFFWLYIPSLQSVLGTAEVPVEYWFLPMSFGLGILLLDEGRKCMVRRYPGGFWGRVAW from the exons ATGGGTAAACCAGGAAACAAATCTCGCATTCGATGGCAGGATAACGACGTTGAGGCCGGTCGGTCTGCGAGCCGACCGGTTCAAGGTCCTGGGCTTGAGCGTACTCGCTCTCATGGCTCCATGTCAATTCGGAGTGTTCGTTCGAAtaccggtggtggtgttgatcccTCTGCGGCGCTGCCTATTCAGTACCGGACTGT CTCCATTGACATTGATGATTACAACCGCAAGGATGAAGTGGCCAACAAGGTCTCAAAGGCTGCTGCGACAGGTACTTTGTTTTCTCTTGGTCACATTTGCGGTTCGGGAAGGCTGACGATATGTCTGATGATGACAGGCCTTGCCGACCTCGAATGGCACACCCTTCCCGTAGCTGACGTTGTCAATCGCTGGaccacctccctcgaccAAGGCCTCTCTCAAGACCAAATCAGGCGCCGCGTCACTGAATATGGCAAAAAcacgccctctcccccggAGACCCACCACTTCCAACAAATCATGGGCTACTTCTTTAAGGGCTTCGGTTctgtcctcctcgtcggttccatcctcgtcttcgttgCTTGGAAGCCCCTGGGACAACCCCCGGCCCAGGCCAACTTGGCCTTGGCTATCGTCTTGCTTGCTGTATTCTTCATTCAGGCCGCCTTCAACATGTGGCAGGACTGGTCGTCGTCTCGGGTCATGGCTTCCATCAAGAATATGATTCCTGAGGAGTGTCTTTTGATTCGGGAAGGTGTTCAGGTTTCGGCCATGGCTGCTGATATTGTTCCTGGAGATGTGTTGCTGGTCAAGGCGGGGAATAAGTTGCCGGCGGATGTGAGGTTTGTGCAGGTGTCGAGTGATGCTAAGTTTGATCGGTCGATCCTTACTG GTGAATCGGTCCCTCTTGCTGCCACTGTTGATGCTACCGATGAGAACTACCTCGAGACCAAGAACATTGGTTTGCAGGGCACCCATTGCTCGTTTGGTACTTGCACTGGAGTTGTTGTCGCCACTGGCAACAAGACGGTGTTTGGACGGATTGCCAAGTTGACCAATGAGCCTAAGAAGGGGATGACGCCTCTTGAGAGGGAGGTTCTCAACTTTGTCTATGTCATTTGTTCCATCATGGTGGTTATGATCATTGCGGTTGTTGTTATTTG GGCCGCCTGGCTGAGGACTACGTATCCAGACTGGATCAGCGTCCCTAATCTGATCGTTGCTTGTGTGTCGGTTGCTGTGGCTTTCATTCCTGAAGGCTTGCCAGTAGCGTTGACGGCCAGTCTGACGATCAGTGCGAATATGATGCGGAAGAACAAGGTCTTGTGCAAGTCGTTGAAGACTGTTGAGACGCTTGGGTCTGTGTCTGTCATTTGTTCGGACAAGACTGGGACACTGACAGAA AACAAAATGGTGGTCACAGACTGTGCCCTTGGTGGCAAGGAAATGACTGTGGATGGCATCCTCGATGTTGCCATCGCCGAGCGACTTACCAACGGTGACATGGCGAGCAACTCCATTGACCAGCTGCGCAGCGTTGCTGGGCTTTGCAACGCTGGAGAGTTTGACGCTGCCACGAGGAGCCTGCCCGTTAGCGAAAGAAAGATTCACGGTGACGCTACTGACCAAGCCATTCTGCGGTTTGCAGAAGGCTTGGGTCCTGTGTCTGAGCTCAAGCGCTGTTGGGCTACGAAGTTCAACCTCGccttcaacagcaagaacaagTTTATGATTCGCGTTCTGGGATACACCCATCCTGATGGGCTGAGCTTGGCTTTGCCAACTGGAACGGCGTCTGTCTTTGAGCCTGGCGATAT GCTCTTGACTATCAAGGGAGCTCCAGAGATATTGATGGACCGTTGTACCAACTTTACTGGTAGTTCGGGCGTTGCCATGACCTTGACTCCTGAAGTTAGAGAGAAGTTCAACCGCATCAAGAATGATTGGTCTGCACAAGGGCGTCGGGTATTGCTTCTGGCCCACAAAGCACTCTCCAGGCGCTCCTTTAAGtcgtctccctcttcctcggctgccTTTGAGGCAGAGACTTTGGAGCAAGCCAAATCTGGACTCACGCTCGTGGGCCTGGTCGCTATTGTTGACCCTCACCGGCCTGAGATCCCAGAGGTGGTCAAGATTCTTCGGACGGCTGGCATTCGCATGTTTATGGTCACTGGAGACTTTGCCTTGACGGCCCAAGCTATCGCTAGAGAGtgcggcatcatcaccaacccagaCAGCGTTGTCGCTAACGTCACCGCTCTGTCCCGGGAAcccaccaaaacaaaaaatcaCAAGGATCACACTCCGTCTGAGGaaggcgacgaggagctctCAAAGTCCATCGTGCTGACCGGCCCAgatctcatcaccctcaacaacccccaatgGGACGCTCTCGTATCCTCCTACAACGAAGTCGTCTTTGCCAGAACAACCCCCGAGCAAAAACTGCGAATCGTCCGTGAGCTCCAGGACCGCGGTCACGTCGTGGGCATGACAGGCGACGGCGTTAACGACGCCCCCGCCCTCCGCGCAGCAGACATTGGCATTGCCATCGGCGGCGGGAGCGACATTGCCATTGAGGCCGCTGACATGGTCCTTCTCGAGTCCTTCTCCAGCGTGGTCGAAGCGGTCCGCTTTGGTCGAGTGCTGtttgacaacctcaagaaaACCATCGcgtacctcctccccgctgGAAGTTTTGCTGAGTTCTGGCCCATCATGACAAACGTCGCTTTTGGGCTGCCGCAGATTTTGAGCTCGTTTTTGATGATCATTATTTGCTGTTTTACGGATTGTCTGGCTGCTACCGCGCTGGCGTATGAAGCTCCCGAGGCGGATGTTTTGAAGAGGCCTCCGAGACGGGTCGGGGTGGATAGATTGGTTGATTGGAGGTTGATTGTGCAGAGTTATGGGTTTGTGGGTGTGAttgagacggtggtggcctTTGCGATGGCGTATTggtttttggagagggagggggtcaAGTTTGGGGATTTGTGGTTTGGGTTCGGGAGGGTGCCGGGGGGTATgtcgggagaggaggttgtagCGAGGTTGAATGTGGCTAGTTCGGTGTACTTTGTGACGTTGGTTGTGGT GCAATGGTTCAATTTGTTGGCGGTTAGGACGAGAAGGTTGAGTATTTTTCAGCATCCGCCGTTGTTTAACAAGGAGACGAGGAACTACTACTTGTTTCCGGCGGTGTTGTTttcgttggtgatggcgtttTTTTGGTTGTATATTCCGAGTTTGCAGAGTGTTTTGGGGACGGCGGAGGTGCCGGTGGAGTATTGGTTCTTGCCAATGAGTTTCGGGTTGGGCattttgttgttggatgaggggaggaagtgcatggtgaggaggtatcctggggggttttgggggagggtagCTTGGTGA